In Mycolicibacterium phocaicum, one DNA window encodes the following:
- a CDS encoding MerR family transcriptional regulator, whose product MGTFTIGEVSARTDVAATTLRYYEQIGLIPAPARVGGQRRYDDTVIDRLNVIRVCKTAGFSLDEIQLLFADDAPGRSATRALAQTKLDEIDAKIAELHLARAIVEWGMQCTCPSISACSCGIHPPKPGDTQTA is encoded by the coding sequence ATGGGCACGTTCACCATCGGCGAAGTGTCGGCGCGCACCGACGTCGCCGCGACGACCCTGCGGTACTACGAGCAGATCGGCCTCATCCCGGCACCGGCCCGCGTCGGTGGCCAGCGCCGCTACGACGACACCGTCATCGATCGCCTCAACGTCATCCGGGTATGCAAGACCGCCGGATTCTCTCTCGATGAGATCCAGCTGCTGTTCGCCGACGATGCCCCCGGCCGCAGCGCCACCCGCGCGCTGGCTCAGACCAAGCTCGACGAGATCGACGCCAAGATCGCCGAACTGCACCTCGCGCGCGCGATCGTCGAGTGGGGCATGCAATGCACGTGCCCGTCGATAAGCGCATGCAGCTGCGGTATCCATCCTCCCAAGCCCGGGGACACCCAGACGGCCTGA
- a CDS encoding PPOX class F420-dependent oxidoreductase produces the protein MATNTQRSDISELSRTRYALLRSYRRDGRPVDTPIWFAVEPDSIVFRTKRGPKTARMRAHPRVELTACDYRGRKLSGATLFTGTATILEGVAATDANRVLHRRYGWQWNLVPLIRIPGVTQVHAGLPWREKWHKARNRDVWDDSAIVRIDFSS, from the coding sequence ATGGCTACCAACACACAGCGATCAGATATCAGTGAACTGAGCCGGACCCGCTACGCGCTGCTCCGGAGCTACCGGCGCGACGGCCGGCCGGTCGATACCCCGATCTGGTTCGCCGTCGAGCCGGATTCGATCGTGTTCCGGACCAAGCGCGGTCCGAAAACCGCACGGATGCGGGCACATCCGCGAGTCGAACTGACGGCGTGTGATTACCGCGGCCGAAAACTAAGCGGCGCAACCCTATTCACGGGCACGGCGACGATTCTCGAGGGTGTCGCCGCGACCGATGCCAACCGCGTGTTGCACCGGCGCTACGGGTGGCAGTGGAATCTGGTGCCGCTGATCAGGATTCCGGGCGTGACCCAGGTGCACGCCGGGCTGCCGTGGCGCGAGAAGTGGCACAAGGCGCGGAACCGTGATGTCTGGGACGACAGCGCCATCGTGCGCATCGACTTCAGCTCTTGA
- a CDS encoding STAS domain-containing protein, which translates to MAMVTSDSAPTTAFRYGNPAVACGDAEVRAQCRQLATVLTVTGVIDETDVDLVAAQARRCVLPEKPFILDLSGVTSFAVSCVELLDKVNDSCIAAGNEWSLIASQPVSTALLACGAESAFPTATSVSEALHHFSDSMYERRRLLPFLTKKSA; encoded by the coding sequence ATGGCTATGGTCACCAGCGACTCAGCTCCGACCACCGCTTTCCGCTATGGCAATCCGGCGGTCGCCTGCGGCGACGCCGAGGTGCGCGCCCAGTGCCGCCAACTGGCGACGGTACTCACCGTCACCGGAGTCATCGACGAAACCGATGTGGACCTGGTTGCAGCGCAGGCACGGCGCTGCGTCCTTCCCGAGAAGCCGTTCATCCTGGACCTGAGCGGGGTCACCTCGTTCGCAGTGTCCTGCGTCGAACTGCTCGACAAGGTCAACGACAGCTGCATCGCAGCAGGTAACGAGTGGTCTCTCATCGCATCCCAGCCGGTTTCGACCGCACTGCTGGCGTGCGGCGCAGAGTCCGCCTTCCCGACCGCAACCTCCGTCTCCGAAGCGCTGCACCACTTCTCGGACAGCATGTACGAGCGCCGTCGGTTGCTGCCGTTCCTCACCAAGAAGTCCGCGTAA
- a CDS encoding VOC family protein has product MIKPDNRNAEFELGGINHVALVCADMARTVDFYSGVLGMPLVKSLDLPGGMGQHFFFDAGNGDCVAFFWFAQAPDGAPGISQPAALPGIGEFMSAVGSLNHLAFHVPAEKFDEYRKRLKEKGVRVGPVLNHDESPMQASPTVHPGVYVRSFYFQDPDGITLEFACWTKEFTEADTVTEPRTAADRRPAVAPA; this is encoded by the coding sequence ATGATCAAGCCCGACAACCGCAACGCCGAATTCGAGCTGGGCGGCATCAACCACGTCGCCCTGGTCTGTGCGGACATGGCGCGGACCGTCGACTTCTACTCGGGCGTGCTGGGCATGCCGCTGGTGAAGTCGCTGGACCTGCCAGGCGGCATGGGGCAGCACTTCTTCTTCGACGCCGGCAACGGCGACTGCGTGGCGTTCTTCTGGTTCGCCCAGGCTCCCGACGGAGCGCCCGGTATCTCGCAACCGGCGGCATTGCCCGGTATCGGGGAGTTCATGAGCGCCGTCGGGTCGTTGAACCACTTGGCCTTTCACGTACCCGCTGAGAAGTTCGACGAGTACCGCAAGCGGCTCAAGGAAAAGGGCGTGCGGGTCGGGCCGGTGCTGAACCACGACGAGAGCCCCATGCAGGCGTCGCCGACGGTGCACCCCGGCGTGTACGTCCGGTCGTTCTACTTCCAGGACCCTGACGGCATCACGCTGGAGTTCGCCTGCTGGACCAAGGAATTCACCGAGGCCGACACCGTGACCGAGCCGCGGACCGCCGCCGACCGGCGGCCGGCGGTGGCTCCGGCCTGA
- the ligD gene encoding non-homologous end-joining DNA ligase gives MGDSRSLEVGGREVVVSNPDKVIFPEPGVTKLDLVNYYLAVADGALRGVARRPMILKRFVKGIAQEAIFQKRAPEKRPDWIDVAELKYASGTSAKEAVIGEAAGLVWAVSLGCIDFNPHPVRADDLEHPDELRVDLDPMPGVEWPQIVDVAIVVRDVLTDYGLTAWPKTSGSRGFHIYARIERNWPYTQVRLAAQTVAREVERRAPELATSRWWKEERQGVFVDFNQNAKDRTVASAYSVRSRPDARVSTPLFWDEVPGCRPEEFTVATVPARYARFGDPWAGMDDAAGGLEGLLALAEELGPMPKAEKPGGGAAADGRRASQMPLIEIARTKTRDEAMAALDEWRSKHPEAASALEAIDVLVDGMRGPSSIWYRIRINLQHVPEELRPPQEPLIADYSPWVGYQGHQGRRP, from the coding sequence ATGGGTGACTCGCGGTCCCTCGAGGTGGGCGGGCGCGAGGTTGTCGTGAGCAACCCGGACAAGGTGATCTTTCCCGAACCGGGCGTGACCAAGCTGGACCTGGTCAACTACTACCTCGCCGTCGCCGACGGCGCGCTGCGCGGCGTGGCACGACGGCCCATGATCCTGAAGCGGTTCGTGAAAGGCATTGCCCAGGAGGCGATATTTCAGAAGCGGGCGCCGGAGAAACGCCCGGACTGGATCGACGTCGCCGAGCTGAAGTACGCCTCGGGCACCTCCGCGAAGGAAGCCGTCATCGGCGAGGCCGCCGGGCTGGTGTGGGCGGTGAGCCTGGGCTGCATCGACTTCAATCCACATCCGGTCCGGGCCGACGACCTGGAACATCCGGATGAACTGCGCGTGGACCTCGATCCGATGCCGGGTGTCGAGTGGCCGCAGATCGTCGACGTCGCCATCGTGGTGCGGGACGTGCTCACCGACTACGGGCTGACGGCCTGGCCCAAGACGTCCGGCTCGCGGGGTTTCCACATCTACGCCCGGATCGAGCGGAACTGGCCGTACACGCAGGTGCGGCTGGCCGCCCAGACCGTGGCCCGCGAGGTGGAGCGGCGCGCACCGGAGTTGGCGACCAGCCGCTGGTGGAAAGAGGAACGCCAGGGCGTCTTCGTCGACTTCAACCAGAACGCCAAGGACCGGACGGTGGCATCGGCCTACTCGGTACGGTCACGGCCCGACGCCCGGGTCTCGACACCGCTGTTCTGGGACGAGGTCCCGGGCTGCCGTCCCGAGGAATTCACGGTGGCGACGGTGCCCGCCCGGTACGCGCGATTCGGCGACCCGTGGGCCGGGATGGACGACGCCGCGGGTGGCTTGGAGGGGTTGCTGGCACTGGCCGAAGAACTGGGCCCGATGCCCAAGGCGGAGAAACCCGGGGGCGGCGCGGCCGCCGACGGCCGGCGGGCGTCACAGATGCCGCTCATCGAGATTGCCCGCACGAAGACGCGCGACGAGGCGATGGCCGCCCTCGACGAGTGGCGATCGAAGCATCCGGAGGCGGCGTCTGCCCTGGAAGCCATAGATGTTCTGGTCGACGGCATGCGCGGGCCCAGTTCGATCTGGTACCGCATCCGGATCAATTTGCAGCACGTGCCGGAGGAATTGCGGCCGCCGCAGGAGCCTCTCATCGCCGACTATTCGCCGTGGGTGGGGTATCAGGGCCATCAGGGCCGCCGTCCGTGA
- a CDS encoding acyl-CoA dehydrogenase has translation MPIAITSEHNDLADSVRSLVARVAPSEVLHEALETPISNPPPYWAAAADQGLQGLHLSEAVGGQGFGILELAITLAEFGYGAVPGPFVPSAIASALIAAHDPKSALLPGLASGEIIAAYALNSGLTATTQGDGLVVSGEIRAVPAAAQAELLVVPVDGRWVALDTASLQIDPVQSVDPLHPVAHVRADAVPVAADRILTGLDQSHARALITTLLSAACVGVARWATDTAAAYAKIREQFGRPIGQFQAIKHKCANMIAETERATGAVWDAARALDEHASGDAESDYLFAAAVAATLAPVAAQHCAQDCIQVHGGIGFTWEHDTNVYYRHAIALVAGFGRAADHPRQVVDLATTSGMRSIDIDLDPDTEKLRAEIRAEVTALKALPSGPERNAAIAEGGWVQPHLPTPWGRAAEPIEQIIIAQEFSTGKVRRPQMGIAAWIIPSIVAFGTHKQQQDFLPPTFRGDMIWCQLFSEPGAGSDLASLTTKAVKVDGGWRITGQKIWTTGAQFSAWGALLARTDPNAPKHQGITYFLLDMKSPGVEVKPLRELTGNAMFNTVFIDDVFVPDDMVLGEVNRGWEVSRNTLTNERVSIGSSEPPFLASLDQFVEFLRDGEFDELQRHEAGKLIAEGHAAKLLNMRSTLLTLAGGDAMPAAAISKLLSMKTGQGYAEFGVASFGSDAVVGDPQQPSGRWDEYLLAGRATTIYGGTSEVQLNIIAERLLGLPRDP, from the coding sequence ATGCCCATCGCGATCACGTCCGAGCACAACGATCTGGCCGATTCGGTCCGATCCCTGGTGGCGCGGGTCGCGCCGTCCGAGGTCTTGCACGAGGCCCTCGAGACCCCGATCAGCAACCCGCCGCCGTATTGGGCCGCGGCCGCCGACCAAGGCCTGCAGGGCCTGCACCTGTCGGAAGCCGTTGGCGGACAAGGCTTCGGCATCCTCGAACTCGCGATCACCCTGGCCGAGTTCGGCTACGGCGCCGTCCCCGGCCCGTTCGTCCCGTCGGCCATCGCCAGTGCGCTGATCGCCGCGCACGACCCCAAGTCGGCCCTGCTGCCCGGCCTGGCCTCCGGCGAGATCATCGCCGCGTACGCCTTGAACTCGGGCCTGACCGCCACCACCCAGGGCGACGGACTCGTCGTCAGCGGTGAGATCCGCGCCGTCCCCGCGGCCGCGCAAGCCGAGCTCCTGGTGGTGCCCGTCGACGGCCGGTGGGTGGCCCTCGACACCGCGAGCCTGCAGATCGACCCAGTCCAGAGCGTCGACCCGCTGCACCCCGTCGCCCACGTCCGCGCCGACGCCGTACCGGTCGCCGCCGACCGCATCCTCACCGGCCTGGACCAGTCGCACGCCCGGGCCCTGATCACGACGCTGCTGTCGGCCGCATGTGTCGGCGTCGCGCGGTGGGCCACCGACACCGCCGCCGCGTACGCCAAGATCCGGGAGCAGTTCGGCCGCCCCATCGGTCAGTTCCAGGCCATCAAGCACAAGTGCGCCAACATGATTGCCGAGACCGAGCGGGCCACGGGCGCCGTCTGGGATGCCGCCCGCGCGCTCGACGAGCACGCGTCCGGTGACGCCGAATCCGACTACCTGTTCGCCGCCGCGGTGGCCGCGACCCTGGCGCCCGTCGCCGCGCAGCACTGTGCGCAGGACTGCATCCAGGTGCACGGCGGCATCGGCTTCACCTGGGAACACGACACCAACGTGTACTACCGGCACGCCATCGCGCTGGTCGCCGGATTCGGCCGGGCCGCGGACCACCCGCGCCAGGTCGTGGACCTCGCCACGACCTCCGGCATGCGGTCCATCGACATCGACCTGGACCCGGACACCGAGAAGCTGCGCGCCGAGATCCGGGCGGAAGTGACTGCGCTGAAAGCACTTCCGAGCGGACCGGAGCGCAACGCCGCGATCGCCGAAGGCGGCTGGGTGCAGCCGCACCTGCCGACGCCCTGGGGCCGGGCCGCAGAGCCGATCGAGCAGATCATCATCGCTCAGGAGTTCAGCACCGGAAAGGTGCGCAGGCCACAGATGGGCATCGCGGCGTGGATCATCCCGTCGATCGTCGCGTTCGGCACCCACAAGCAGCAGCAGGACTTCCTGCCGCCGACGTTCCGCGGCGACATGATCTGGTGCCAGCTGTTCTCCGAGCCCGGTGCCGGCAGCGACCTCGCCAGCCTGACCACCAAGGCCGTCAAGGTCGACGGCGGCTGGCGCATCACCGGCCAGAAGATCTGGACGACGGGAGCCCAGTTCTCCGCGTGGGGTGCGCTCCTGGCCCGGACCGACCCCAACGCGCCGAAACATCAAGGCATCACGTATTTCCTGCTCGACATGAAGAGCCCCGGCGTCGAGGTGAAACCGCTGCGCGAGCTCACCGGCAACGCGATGTTCAACACCGTCTTCATCGACGACGTCTTCGTCCCCGACGACATGGTGCTCGGCGAGGTGAACCGCGGCTGGGAGGTCAGCCGCAACACCCTGACCAACGAGCGGGTATCGATCGGCAGCAGCGAGCCGCCGTTCCTGGCCAGCCTCGATCAGTTCGTGGAGTTCCTGCGGGACGGCGAATTCGACGAACTGCAGCGCCACGAGGCCGGCAAGCTGATCGCCGAGGGCCACGCCGCGAAGCTGCTCAACATGCGCTCGACGCTGCTGACCCTCGCCGGTGGCGACGCGATGCCGGCCGCCGCGATCTCCAAGCTGTTGTCCATGAAGACCGGCCAGGGCTATGCCGAATTCGGGGTCGCGTCGTTCGGCAGCGACGCGGTTGTCGGTGACCCGCAACAACCCTCCGGCCGGTGGGACGAATACCTGTTGGCCGGCCGCGCGACGACCATCTACGGCGGCACCTCCGAGGTGCAGCTGAACATCATCGCCGAGCGGCTGCTGGGCCTGCCCCGCGACCCGTAA
- a CDS encoding DUF732 domain-containing protein: MTATTEVTYRRRPVAARPGRPKTGRTQVGSVDVIATSAAVLRPVVVAGAIVAAALMWGPRAQADVVHDALNDVGIGNNGPVSSAIAEVGTSICPLLVQPGSQMASTATQMSGNGGIAPPLAGFATQVAIQTQCPAFMTALANGNIPALMNGGLPVTPGLPSVPSVGVPNLSGVTGAVPGTLGAATTPVSSVLGAATAPVPGTLGAVTAPLPGTLGAATAPVPGVLGAATAPLATTPGLTVPSAGVPAPGLLAPAAQAPLQLASSPVVPAIPGY, encoded by the coding sequence ATGACCGCAACTACTGAAGTGACGTACCGCAGACGACCGGTGGCCGCTCGCCCGGGCCGGCCCAAGACCGGAAGGACACAGGTGGGCTCGGTGGATGTCATCGCTACATCCGCCGCGGTGCTGCGACCTGTCGTGGTGGCCGGGGCCATCGTGGCCGCCGCCCTCATGTGGGGACCGCGCGCCCAGGCCGACGTCGTCCATGACGCGCTCAATGATGTCGGTATCGGCAACAACGGGCCCGTCAGCAGCGCCATCGCCGAGGTGGGTACCTCTATCTGCCCGCTGCTGGTGCAGCCGGGCAGCCAGATGGCCAGCACGGCAACGCAGATGAGCGGCAACGGCGGCATTGCGCCGCCGCTGGCCGGGTTCGCCACGCAGGTCGCGATCCAGACGCAGTGCCCCGCCTTCATGACGGCACTCGCCAACGGGAACATCCCGGCCCTGATGAACGGCGGCCTGCCGGTGACGCCGGGGCTGCCTTCTGTGCCGTCAGTCGGGGTGCCGAACCTGTCGGGCGTCACCGGCGCGGTGCCGGGCACGCTGGGCGCCGCTACGACCCCCGTGTCGAGCGTCCTGGGTGCGGCGACGGCTCCGGTTCCCGGCACGTTGGGTGCGGTGACGGCGCCGTTGCCCGGCACGCTGGGGGCCGCGACGGCTCCGGTTCCCGGTGTGCTCGGTGCGGCGACCGCGCCATTGGCTACGACGCCAGGCCTTACGGTGCCGTCGGCCGGGGTGCCTGCGCCAGGTCTGCTGGCGCCTGCGGCGCAGGCGCCGTTGCAGCTGGCTTCCTCCCCGGTTGTGCCGGCGATTCCCGGCTACTGA
- a CDS encoding TetR/AcrR family transcriptional regulator, translated as MTVAPREQLPTVRGRQTQAAIDSAARAVIARKGILATTISDIAAEAGRSTASFYNYYDSKEAMVHEWAQRFRDEAGERALPAISAELTNWERSHQAAAAHWETYRHRLAEVIAISQLAMINDDFAQYWSEICELPISLIVSMVKHAQQQGFCPDDNPRLVAVALVSMLNQFCYTQLSGDGATTADDDACVTTLANIFYRTIYHEGNPRT; from the coding sequence GTGACCGTCGCGCCCCGCGAGCAGCTGCCCACCGTGCGGGGGCGCCAGACGCAAGCGGCGATCGACAGCGCCGCCCGCGCCGTCATTGCCCGCAAAGGCATTCTGGCGACCACCATTTCGGACATCGCAGCCGAGGCCGGCCGGTCCACGGCGTCGTTCTACAACTACTACGACTCCAAGGAGGCGATGGTCCATGAATGGGCGCAACGCTTCCGCGACGAAGCCGGGGAGCGGGCCCTGCCGGCCATCAGCGCCGAGCTGACCAACTGGGAGCGCTCCCACCAGGCCGCCGCCGCGCACTGGGAGACCTACCGGCACCGGCTTGCCGAGGTCATCGCCATTTCCCAGTTGGCAATGATCAACGACGATTTCGCGCAGTATTGGTCCGAAATCTGCGAGCTACCGATCTCACTGATCGTGTCGATGGTCAAACACGCTCAGCAGCAAGGCTTCTGCCCGGATGACAATCCACGGCTAGTTGCCGTGGCATTGGTATCGATGCTGAACCAGTTCTGCTATACCCAATTGTCAGGTGATGGCGCCACCACCGCAGACGACGACGCCTGCGTCACCACCCTGGCCAACATCTTCTACCGGACCATCTACCACGAGGGGAATCCGCGTACATGA
- a CDS encoding 2-hydroxyacid dehydrogenase translates to MNQPVRVLAHFTPGPRVTEFLAPLDNLVDVRFCAADDDTTFYRELPDAEVLWHVLRPVSAADLELGGRLKLVHKMGAGVNTIDVGAATRLGIAVANMPGANAPSVAEGAVMLMLAALRRLPELDRATRAGAGWPTDPTLGETVRDIGSCTVGLIGYGNIAKRVETIVTAMGATVVHTNTRGAQGHPGWRTLPDLLAVSDVVSLHLPLTEHTEGLLDAAALSRMKPGAVLVNTSRGAVIDEPALVSALQHGPLQAAGLDVFATEPVDAANPLLKLDNVVVSPHTTWYTADTMHRYLAEAVGNCERLAAGQQLANVVNEVNL, encoded by the coding sequence ATGAATCAGCCCGTACGGGTGTTGGCGCACTTCACGCCCGGCCCGCGCGTCACGGAATTCCTTGCTCCGCTGGACAATCTGGTCGACGTCCGGTTCTGCGCGGCGGACGACGACACGACGTTCTACCGGGAGCTGCCGGACGCCGAGGTGCTGTGGCACGTCCTGCGCCCGGTCAGCGCCGCGGATCTGGAATTGGGCGGGCGCCTCAAGCTGGTCCACAAGATGGGCGCGGGCGTCAACACCATCGACGTCGGCGCGGCGACCCGTCTCGGCATCGCGGTCGCCAACATGCCGGGCGCCAACGCACCTTCGGTCGCCGAAGGCGCGGTCATGCTGATGCTGGCCGCGCTACGACGGCTGCCTGAACTCGACCGCGCCACCCGCGCCGGCGCCGGCTGGCCCACCGACCCGACGCTCGGCGAGACGGTCCGGGACATCGGCAGCTGCACCGTCGGCCTCATCGGTTACGGCAACATCGCCAAGCGGGTCGAGACCATCGTCACCGCCATGGGCGCGACCGTCGTGCACACCAATACCCGTGGCGCGCAGGGCCACCCCGGCTGGCGGACGCTCCCCGACCTGCTGGCCGTCAGCGATGTCGTCTCGCTACACCTGCCGCTCACCGAACACACCGAAGGACTGCTCGACGCCGCGGCGCTGTCGCGGATGAAACCGGGTGCGGTCCTGGTCAACACCTCACGCGGCGCCGTCATCGACGAACCCGCGCTGGTCTCCGCACTACAGCACGGGCCCCTGCAGGCCGCGGGCCTCGACGTCTTCGCCACCGAGCCCGTCGACGCCGCCAATCCACTGCTCAAGCTCGACAACGTCGTCGTCAGCCCGCACACCACGTGGTACACCGCCGACACCATGCACCGCTACCTGGCCGAAGCGGTCGGTAACTGCGAGCGACTCGCCGCTGGACAGCAGCTGGCCAACGTAGTGAACGAAGTGAACCTCTAA
- the fadD2 gene encoding long-chain-fatty-acid--CoA ligase FadD2: protein MAKLTDLPSQVANKVQETLEKLGGKSVTKLADRGAAELHYAKKMFEAGALKLESPQHIAAMLADIARWGEIGMVPALNARRTPHRTAVIDDDGDITFQEFDDAVNATANALRAKGVQAGEGVAILARNHRWFLISVYGAARVGARIILMNTEFSGPQIKEVSEREGAQLIIYDDEYADAVALSEPPLGKLRALGHNPDKPEPSDSTDESLAEVIARTSSLAPPKAAKSASIIILTSGTTGTPKGANRSAPPSLAPVGGVLSSVPFKSGEVTSLPAPMFHALGYLHSTIAMLLGSTLVLRRRFKPATVLADIERHRVTAMVVVPVMLSRILDELDKASPKPNLSSLRIVFVSGSQLGSELATRALKDLGPVIYNLYGSTEISFATIARPQDLSINPATVGPVVKGVRVKIFDDNGKELPQGSVGRIFVGTTFPFEGYTGGGGKEIIDGMLSSGDVGYFDERGLLYVSGRDDEMIVSGGENVFPAEVEDLISGHPEVVEATAIGVDDKDFGARLRAFVVRTEGATVSEDDIKSYVRDHLARYKVPREVVFLDELPRNPTGKILKRALREMDL from the coding sequence ATGGCGAAGCTGACTGACCTCCCGTCGCAGGTGGCAAACAAGGTTCAGGAAACTTTGGAAAAATTGGGCGGCAAATCGGTCACCAAATTGGCTGACCGCGGCGCCGCCGAACTGCACTACGCCAAGAAGATGTTCGAGGCGGGCGCGCTCAAACTCGAGTCGCCACAGCACATCGCGGCGATGCTGGCCGACATCGCCCGCTGGGGTGAGATCGGCATGGTCCCGGCGCTCAACGCGCGTCGTACCCCGCACCGCACCGCCGTCATCGACGACGACGGCGACATCACCTTCCAGGAGTTCGACGACGCCGTGAACGCCACGGCCAACGCGTTGCGGGCCAAGGGGGTTCAGGCCGGGGAAGGCGTGGCGATCCTGGCCCGCAACCACCGGTGGTTCCTGATCTCGGTATACGGCGCGGCGCGGGTGGGCGCGCGCATCATCCTGATGAACACCGAATTCTCGGGTCCACAGATCAAAGAGGTCTCTGAGCGCGAGGGCGCGCAGCTCATCATCTACGACGACGAATACGCCGACGCCGTCGCGCTGTCCGAGCCACCCTTGGGCAAGCTGCGGGCACTGGGGCACAACCCGGACAAGCCGGAACCGTCGGACAGCACCGACGAATCGCTGGCAGAGGTCATCGCCCGGACCAGCAGCCTGGCGCCGCCGAAGGCCGCCAAATCGGCGTCCATCATCATCTTGACCAGCGGCACCACGGGAACTCCCAAGGGCGCCAACCGAAGTGCCCCGCCGTCGCTGGCCCCGGTGGGTGGCGTGCTGTCGTCGGTGCCGTTCAAATCCGGTGAGGTGACCAGCCTGCCCGCGCCGATGTTCCACGCGCTGGGGTACCTGCACTCGACCATCGCCATGCTGCTCGGCAGCACGCTGGTGCTGCGGCGCCGGTTCAAGCCGGCCACCGTGCTCGCCGACATCGAGCGGCACCGGGTCACCGCCATGGTGGTGGTGCCGGTGATGTTGTCGCGCATCCTCGACGAGCTGGACAAGGCGTCACCGAAGCCGAACCTGTCGAGCCTGCGGATCGTCTTCGTGTCGGGTTCGCAGTTGGGATCCGAACTGGCGACACGGGCGCTCAAGGATCTGGGCCCGGTGATCTACAACCTGTACGGGTCGACCGAGATCTCGTTCGCCACCATCGCCCGTCCGCAGGACCTGTCGATCAACCCGGCGACGGTCGGCCCGGTGGTCAAGGGCGTCCGCGTGAAGATCTTCGACGACAACGGCAAGGAACTGCCGCAGGGCAGCGTCGGGCGCATCTTCGTCGGCACCACTTTCCCGTTCGAGGGGTACACCGGCGGCGGTGGCAAGGAGATCATCGACGGCATGCTGTCGTCGGGCGACGTCGGCTACTTCGACGAGCGCGGATTGCTGTACGTCAGTGGCCGTGACGACGAGATGATCGTCTCCGGCGGCGAGAACGTCTTCCCCGCCGAGGTCGAGGACCTGATCAGCGGACACCCCGAGGTGGTGGAGGCGACCGCGATCGGTGTCGACGACAAGGACTTCGGCGCGCGGTTGCGGGCCTTCGTCGTGAGAACCGAGGGGGCGACGGTCAGCGAGGACGACATCAAGTCTTACGTGCGAGATCACTTGGCGCGCTACAAGGTTCCGCGCGAGGTCGTGTTCCTCGACGAGCTGCCGCGTAACCCCACGGGCAAGATCCTCAAGCGCGCGCTACGGGAGATGGACCTCTAG
- a CDS encoding lysophospholipase → MNRPGSSSAAGVTREFIGMDSPTALRAGSGGHPCQGIYYRGMGRKPKVAMIATHYQIDFAEHYLADYMATRGIGFLGWNTRFRGYESSFLLDHALVDIGVGVRWLREVAGVETVILLGNSGGGSLMAAYQAQALSPNITPLEGMRPAAGVYDLLPADGYVSSAAHPGRPDVLTNWMDGSVTDETDALATEYARVRAAGFRDRPFTVMRTWADLRMIDPTLEPTKRPANQCYAGSPVQANRSANGIAAACTLRSWLTMWSLRHAQTRAEPHLALIENPALVINAEQDSGVYPSDAQRIYDALATTDKTLHAIDSDHYFTTPGARSEQADLIAKWIAKRWR, encoded by the coding sequence ATGAATAGACCTGGAAGTTCGTCTGCCGCGGGAGTCACCCGAGAGTTCATCGGGATGGACTCGCCGACCGCGCTGCGTGCCGGGTCTGGTGGTCACCCCTGCCAGGGCATCTACTACCGCGGCATGGGCCGGAAGCCCAAGGTGGCGATGATCGCCACGCACTACCAGATCGATTTCGCCGAGCACTATCTCGCCGACTACATGGCAACCCGCGGTATCGGGTTCCTCGGCTGGAACACCCGATTCCGCGGTTACGAATCCAGCTTTCTGCTCGATCACGCGCTCGTGGACATCGGCGTCGGGGTGCGCTGGCTGCGCGAGGTCGCCGGTGTGGAAACCGTTATTCTGCTGGGCAATTCGGGGGGCGGCTCCCTGATGGCCGCCTACCAGGCCCAGGCGCTGTCACCAAATATCACGCCGCTGGAAGGGATGCGCCCGGCGGCCGGTGTCTACGACCTGCTCCCGGCGGACGGCTACGTCTCCAGCGCCGCCCACCCGGGCCGACCGGATGTGCTGACCAATTGGATGGACGGCTCGGTGACCGATGAAACCGACGCACTGGCAACCGAATATGCGCGCGTCCGTGCCGCGGGCTTCCGGGACCGCCCGTTCACCGTCATGCGCACCTGGGCCGACCTGCGCATGATCGACCCCACGCTCGAACCCACCAAGCGCCCCGCCAATCAGTGCTATGCAGGATCCCCCGTGCAGGCCAACCGCTCGGCCAACGGCATTGCCGCGGCCTGCACACTGCGCAGCTGGCTGACGATGTGGAGCCTGCGGCACGCCCAGACCCGTGCCGAGCCGCACCTGGCCCTCATCGAAAACCCGGCGCTGGTGATCAACGCCGAGCAGGATTCGGGCGTGTATCCGTCTGACGCGCAACGCATCTACGACGCGCTGGCCACCACCGACAAGACGCTGCACGCCATCGACTCCGACCACTACTTCACCACCCCGGGCGCCCGCAGCGAGCAGGCCGATCTGATCGCCAAATGGATCGCCAAGCGGTGGCGATGA